A genomic window from Companilactobacillus alimentarius DSM 20249 includes:
- a CDS encoding DUF805 domain-containing protein gives MQMKEQVWNESFRPGIFSSTKLYFQDLFIGAKRMSRKDFWWGYLGMTIVSGIIMGILAFAITKMPVDDFYWSSIIGVALAITYGYYQIAIFTAIIRRLHDRKMRGWWVLLPIIPFLGTIVLIVLLCLPQRDFGNRFPKEQN, from the coding sequence ATGCAAATGAAAGAACAAGTTTGGAATGAAAGCTTCCGTCCAGGGATCTTTTCTTCTACGAAATTGTATTTTCAAGATTTATTTATAGGTGCAAAAAGAATGAGTCGCAAGGATTTTTGGTGGGGCTATTTAGGAATGACAATTGTATCCGGCATTATCATGGGAATCCTTGCTTTTGCTATTACCAAAATGCCAGTTGATGATTTTTATTGGAGCTCAATTATTGGAGTAGCTTTGGCAATTACGTATGGTTATTACCAAATTGCTATATTTACAGCGATAATCAGAAGATTACATGATCGGAAAATGCGTGGTTGGTGGGTATTGTTACCGATAATTCCATTTCTTGGAACAATTGTTTTGATAGTTTTGCTTTGCTTGCCACAAAGAGATTTTGGCAATCGTTTCCCTAAAGAACAAAATTGA
- a CDS encoding methyltransferase domain-containing protein has translation MNSKISKFSNSDQFFQCPICGTKLRLEENSLMCEQNHCFDISKKGFVDFMLNNRQEKNYDLASFENRHLILERGMYDHIADKLVTLIDELNIESVLDVGCGEGYYAKKIAESSRNVLAFDISKDSIQLAAKGMNTPVEWFVGDLAHLPVQDQVIDGIIDIFSPANYHEFNRILKKDGYILKVIPNQYHVQELRAQAKDQLKQEKYSNKKVLDYFEEHYQLVDQIDATKTYQVTSEERSAFIKMTPLLFNVDNSLIDWTKVTEITVGSTILVGKR, from the coding sequence ATGAATAGTAAAATAAGCAAGTTTAGTAACAGTGACCAATTTTTTCAATGTCCCATTTGTGGCACTAAATTGAGGTTAGAAGAGAATAGTTTGATGTGTGAACAAAATCATTGTTTTGATATTTCAAAAAAGGGTTTTGTTGATTTTATGTTGAACAATAGGCAAGAGAAAAATTACGATCTAGCTTCGTTTGAAAATCGCCATTTAATTTTGGAGCGAGGGATGTACGATCATATTGCTGACAAGTTGGTGACATTGATTGATGAGTTAAATATCGAATCCGTTTTAGACGTTGGTTGTGGCGAGGGTTATTATGCTAAGAAAATTGCTGAATCATCTAGAAATGTCTTAGCTTTTGATATTTCTAAGGATTCGATCCAATTGGCTGCTAAGGGAATGAACACGCCGGTGGAATGGTTCGTCGGTGACTTGGCTCATTTGCCTGTGCAAGATCAAGTAATTGATGGGATAATTGATATTTTCTCCCCAGCTAATTATCATGAATTCAATCGCATTTTGAAAAAAGATGGTTACATTTTAAAAGTTATACCGAATCAATATCATGTACAGGAATTACGTGCTCAAGCTAAAGATCAATTAAAGCAGGAAAAATATTCTAATAAAAAAGTTCTTGATTACTTTGAAGAGCATTACCAATTGGTTGACCAAATTGATGCTACTAAAACTTATCAAGTAACATCTGAGGAACGGTCAGCATTTATTAAGATGACTCCATTGTTGTTCAATGTTGATAATAGTTTGATTGATTGGACTAAGGTAACTGAAATTACTGTCGGATCAACAATTCTAGTAGGTAAGAGATAA
- a CDS encoding fluoride efflux transporter FluC has protein sequence MIKKHGKIFLLLLVGAFIGSDLRYAESLIFKTSSGFPLGTLVANLSGALILPFLIHYLQDRFHLASKVILILSTGLLGSYTTFSTFTADSYRLYQSGQWLSLLIYLTLTLVGGFGLALLGNYWAASQAFNDYVKGK, from the coding sequence ATGATAAAAAAGCATGGTAAAATTTTTTTGCTGTTATTGGTTGGGGCCTTTATTGGTAGCGATTTAAGGTATGCTGAAAGCCTAATATTCAAAACAAGTAGTGGTTTTCCCTTAGGAACATTGGTAGCAAACCTCAGTGGAGCACTGATTTTACCATTTTTGATCCATTATCTTCAGGACCGGTTTCACTTAGCATCGAAAGTAATTTTGATATTGAGCACTGGATTACTAGGGTCTTATACAACTTTTTCAACTTTTACGGCTGACAGTTATCGGCTATATCAGTCTGGTCAGTGGCTTTCTCTATTGATTTACTTAACTTTGACCTTAGTAGGTGGTTTTGGATTAGCTTTGTTGGGTAACTATTGGGCGGCTAGTCAGGCTTTTAATGATTATGTGAAAGGGAAATGA
- a CDS encoding ATP-dependent DNA helicase, whose product MTTKIGIRQLVEFVLRSGDLNETKNSQNTALNGARIHRRLQKLRSKDSDYESEVYLKTEVKMNDTNYLISGRADGILLNQTALIEEIKTSDQPYDELSDNTLELYWGQVKVYGYLLLKDHPDLDRVTLRLTYFQVSTEEITTDEKEFSQTELDTFFQDLIHEYEYWLVLRAKLRKTRNDSIKKLAFPFPKFRTGQHELAAAVYKTIYYQKRLFVEAPTGTGKTISTLFPAIKSMGEEKIQRLFYLTAKQSTRHVAEDAITLMEDKGLKLKSITLTAKDKIRFIEQQDVLPEKDPFMIGYYDRLKPALADLLTNEDLITRDVIEKYARKHTVDPFEFSLDASLFCDVIICDYNYLFDPLVYLQRFFIEKDTDNFFLIDEAHNLVSRSRAMYSASISDQKIASLLRDARKIDNKASEDFQKHLKKVRRVFNRMKKVLKEDEQIEKTTSEPPDELLKVLGKFDDFYGEWMSDQKPSDFLDKTKDFFFDCLTFVKIGALYNDTYKTRLSLEDNKLMVKQLCLDPSDFIDQSLNLGLGAVLFSATLSPMEYYQNVLGGSDNSLAYRLPSPFPVQNQEILITQYIQTTYRQRKFNQEKIVMSLKAMIDGKRGNYLFFFPSYGYLQQIRDAFVAAFPKVKTATQTNAMDNVARQAFLDQFQSDADDSLVGFCVLGGIFSEGIDLRGDRLIGVAIVSVGLPGLSAENNLIRDYYDQKNGRGFEYAYQMPGMNNVLQAAGRLIRGSRDTGIILLLDQRFTSARYTKLFPQHWRFYKRIASLQQLSNNVDNFWKERQNEDKAN is encoded by the coding sequence ATGACGACTAAGATTGGAATTCGCCAATTAGTAGAATTTGTGTTGCGTAGTGGTGATTTGAATGAAACAAAGAATAGTCAAAATACTGCGCTAAATGGTGCTCGAATCCATCGTCGCCTACAAAAGCTGCGGAGTAAAGACAGCGATTATGAAAGTGAAGTCTATTTAAAAACTGAAGTTAAGATGAATGACACTAATTACTTAATATCTGGTCGTGCTGATGGTATTTTATTGAATCAAACTGCTTTGATCGAAGAAATTAAGACCTCAGATCAGCCATACGATGAACTGAGCGACAATACTTTGGAGTTGTACTGGGGACAGGTTAAGGTTTATGGATATCTGTTATTAAAAGATCATCCTGATTTAGACAGGGTAACGTTACGTTTGACTTATTTTCAGGTTAGTACGGAAGAAATTACGACCGATGAAAAAGAATTTTCCCAAACAGAATTAGACACTTTCTTTCAGGATTTGATTCATGAGTATGAGTACTGGTTAGTGTTACGAGCTAAATTACGAAAGACGCGGAATGATTCGATTAAAAAATTGGCATTTCCTTTTCCCAAGTTTCGTACAGGACAGCACGAATTAGCAGCGGCAGTTTATAAGACAATTTATTATCAAAAAAGATTGTTTGTTGAAGCACCAACAGGAACAGGTAAGACTATTTCTACATTATTTCCAGCAATTAAGTCGATGGGAGAAGAAAAGATTCAACGTCTGTTCTATTTGACGGCTAAACAGAGTACTCGCCACGTTGCTGAAGATGCCATTACTTTGATGGAAGATAAGGGGCTCAAGTTGAAGAGTATTACTTTAACTGCCAAGGATAAGATTCGCTTTATTGAACAGCAGGATGTTTTACCGGAAAAAGATCCTTTTATGATTGGATATTATGATCGTCTCAAGCCAGCTTTGGCAGATCTATTAACCAATGAAGACCTTATTACACGTGATGTGATTGAGAAATATGCCCGTAAGCATACGGTTGATCCGTTTGAGTTTTCTTTGGATGCGTCGCTTTTTTGTGATGTCATAATTTGTGATTATAATTATTTATTTGATCCATTAGTCTATCTACAGCGCTTTTTTATTGAAAAAGATACTGATAATTTCTTCTTGATTGATGAAGCACACAATTTAGTAAGTCGATCACGCGCTATGTACTCTGCTTCAATCAGCGATCAAAAGATAGCTAGTTTGTTGAGGGATGCTAGAAAAATTGATAATAAGGCTAGTGAAGATTTTCAAAAGCATTTAAAAAAAGTTCGACGGGTTTTCAATCGAATGAAAAAAGTTTTAAAAGAAGACGAACAAATTGAAAAGACAACTTCTGAACCACCAGATGAATTACTAAAAGTTTTAGGAAAATTCGATGATTTTTATGGAGAGTGGATGTCGGATCAGAAGCCGTCTGATTTTTTGGATAAAACGAAAGATTTCTTCTTTGACTGTCTGACATTCGTTAAAATTGGAGCGTTATATAACGATACATATAAAACGCGACTTTCACTAGAAGATAACAAACTAATGGTAAAGCAATTGTGTCTTGACCCCAGTGATTTTATTGACCAATCACTCAATCTAGGTTTAGGAGCAGTCCTTTTTTCAGCAACATTATCGCCGATGGAATATTATCAAAATGTTTTAGGAGGTAGCGATAATAGTTTGGCATATCGCTTGCCATCACCGTTTCCAGTACAAAATCAAGAAATACTTATTACACAATACATTCAAACGACTTATCGGCAACGAAAATTTAATCAAGAAAAGATAGTAATGAGTTTAAAAGCAATGATTGATGGTAAAAGAGGCAATTATCTCTTTTTCTTTCCATCGTATGGGTATTTACAACAGATTCGCGACGCGTTCGTTGCAGCTTTTCCAAAAGTAAAAACTGCTACTCAGACCAATGCAATGGATAATGTGGCACGACAAGCTTTTTTGGATCAGTTTCAAAGTGATGCTGATGATTCATTGGTCGGCTTTTGTGTTCTAGGAGGTATCTTTTCAGAAGGAATTGATTTACGTGGCGATAGATTGATTGGCGTAGCGATTGTAAGTGTCGGACTTCCTGGTTTGAGCGCGGAAAATAATTTAATTCGTGATTATTATGATCAAAAAAATGGGCGTGGTTTTGAATATGCATATCAAATGCCAGGAATGAATAATGTTTTGCAAGCAGCGGGCCGATTGATTAGGGGAAGTCGTGACACGGGAATAATCTTATTATTAGATCAACGTTTCACAAGTGCTCGTTATACAAAACTTTTTCCACAGCATTGGCGATTCTATAAACGTATAGCGTCGTTACAACAATTGAGTAACAATGTGGATAATTTTTGGAAGGAAAGGCAAAATGAAGACAAAGCTAACTAA
- a CDS encoding fluoride efflux transporter FluC, with translation MDFFIVGLGAAVGAFLRSELTLLQSKIKIDFPVITLLINIFGAVLLGIFTAQIHNGAILLLVGTGFCGGFTTFGTFNMELSQLWFQHRLKSCFLYFVLTYIFGILGFIIGIHI, from the coding sequence ATGGACTTTTTTATTGTTGGTCTAGGGGCTGCAGTTGGAGCCTTCTTGCGGAGTGAATTAACTTTATTACAATCAAAAATCAAGATTGACTTTCCCGTTATAACGCTCTTGATTAATATTTTTGGAGCTGTGCTCTTGGGAATCTTTACTGCACAAATTCATAATGGTGCGATATTATTACTAGTAGGAACCGGATTTTGTGGAGGGTTCACTACTTTTGGAACCTTTAATATGGAATTGAGTCAATTGTGGTTTCAACATCGTCTAAAAAGTTGTTTTTTATACTTTGTTTTAACTTATATTTTTGGTATCCTTGGTTTCATCATAGGTATTCATATTTAG
- a CDS encoding SOS response-associated peptidase family protein, translating into MCGRYMFQPDKNPEIKRIYQLAVKAGYNPKVGEVFPTDETALIVAGKKQVDVIGMKWGFPGFKKGQSIINARSETVQNKSMFAQSFQKRRCVYPTTGFFEWSKSKQKYKFNFSNDPETLFIAGCYNYFDGVPQSILFTTQPNESMIQIHDRMPLILQKNQINAWIYDDKFAEQFLYQAMPKLISEAEE; encoded by the coding sequence ATGTGTGGACGTTATATGTTTCAACCTGATAAGAATCCTGAAATAAAGCGTATTTATCAATTGGCTGTGAAAGCTGGTTACAATCCTAAAGTTGGCGAAGTCTTTCCTACAGATGAAACAGCCTTAATTGTTGCTGGAAAAAAACAGGTTGATGTCATTGGAATGAAGTGGGGCTTTCCCGGTTTCAAAAAAGGGCAGTCGATTATCAATGCTCGTTCTGAGACGGTTCAGAATAAGTCGATGTTTGCACAGTCATTTCAAAAACGCCGTTGTGTTTATCCAACCACAGGATTTTTTGAATGGAGTAAGAGTAAACAGAAGTATAAATTTAATTTTAGTAATGATCCTGAGACGTTATTTATAGCAGGTTGTTATAATTATTTTGATGGAGTTCCACAAAGTATTCTATTTACGACTCAGCCAAATGAATCGATGATTCAGATCCATGATCGAATGCCTTTGATACTTCAGAAAAATCAGATCAACGCTTGGATCTATGATGATAAATTTGCAGAACAATTTTTGTATCAGGCAATGCCTAAATTAATTTCGGAAGCAGAAGAATAA
- a CDS encoding sce7725 family protein produces the protein MIYYPYFRGRMYDLLALKELVEQEDLSSKIVPIIEPVRDSKELQQTVRTFISKKQPFSVIANPQVSLYGLNDTKIYPVPKVTDLDFYHPSAILAADFNSDFVKTRNQQQSLLIVKNHELLKAYQKTRVLQTVDKVLIPDVARMKRLVKTDKSVSLTDPMTFVRHVEDYGLLNDEFFEPASWYHQIDFNGFSDYSMVGHVYFDKGMPSRAIALHLIYATKEGNLRIHHFVSDSNQTMGGQKQKFFEALGKMVPWVDENIKGLNLTPAVQQLLNYYQGEKFPGLGIVKKLSLMHHLQLMNRLLNLEFD, from the coding sequence ATGATTTATTATCCTTATTTTCGGGGGCGAATGTACGATCTTTTAGCTTTGAAAGAGTTGGTTGAACAAGAAGATTTGAGTTCTAAAATAGTTCCAATAATTGAACCAGTTCGCGATTCCAAAGAATTGCAACAGACTGTTAGGACTTTCATATCAAAAAAGCAGCCTTTTAGCGTTATTGCCAATCCCCAAGTGAGTTTATATGGTTTAAATGATACAAAGATTTATCCAGTACCAAAGGTTACCGACTTAGATTTTTATCATCCCAGTGCGATTCTAGCGGCTGATTTTAACAGTGATTTCGTTAAAACAAGAAATCAACAACAATCACTATTGATTGTGAAAAATCATGAATTGCTTAAAGCTTATCAGAAGACGCGCGTTTTACAGACTGTGGATAAGGTGTTAATTCCTGATGTAGCGAGAATGAAACGACTTGTGAAAACTGATAAGTCAGTGAGTTTGACTGATCCGATGACTTTTGTACGTCATGTAGAAGATTATGGCTTGTTGAACGATGAGTTCTTTGAACCAGCCAGTTGGTATCATCAAATTGATTTTAATGGCTTTAGCGATTATTCCATGGTCGGTCATGTTTATTTCGATAAAGGGATGCCGTCCAGAGCAATTGCACTTCATTTGATCTATGCCACAAAGGAGGGAAATTTACGAATTCATCATTTTGTTTCAGATAGTAATCAAACAATGGGTGGACAAAAGCAGAAGTTCTTTGAAGCCTTAGGTAAGATGGTACCTTGGGTCGATGAGAATATTAAAGGATTGAATTTGACACCAGCCGTGCAACAATTACTGAATTATTATCAAGGTGAAAAATTTCCTGGTTTAGGAATTGTTAAAAAACTGTCACTCATGCACCATTTGCAGTTAATGAATCGCTTGTTAAATTTGGAATTTGATTAA